One part of the Ascaphus truei isolate aAscTru1 unplaced genomic scaffold, aAscTru1.hap1 HAP1_SCAFFOLD_1365, whole genome shotgun sequence genome encodes these proteins:
- the TRAPPC4 gene encoding LOW QUALITY PROTEIN: trafficking protein particle complex subunit 4 (The sequence of the model RefSeq protein was modified relative to this genomic sequence to represent the inferred CDS: deleted 1 base in 1 codon): MAIFSVYVVNKAGGLVYQLDSHSPRPEAEKTFSFPLDLVLKLHDERVLVSFGQRDGIRVGHAVLSINGIDVSGRYTADGKEVLEFLGNPSNYPLSIRFGRPRLSSNEKLMLASMFHSLFAIGSQLSPEPGSSGIEMLETDTFKLHCYQTLTGIKFMMLTDPRQAGIDALLRKVYELYSDFALKNPFYSLEMPIRCELFEQNLKLALEVAEKAGTFGPSS; this comes from the exons ATGGCGATTTTCAGCGTGTACGTTGTGAACAAGGCGGGCGGGCTGGTGTACCAGCTGGACAGTCACAGCCCGCGCCCCGAGGCCGAGAAAACCTTCAGCTTCCCGCTGGACCTGGTGCTCAAACTGCACGATGAGCGGGTGCTGGTGTCATTCGGGCAGCGGGACGGGATccggg ttggACACGCTGTGCTCTCTATTAATGGGATCGATGTGAGCGGCAGGTACACGGCGGATGGGAAGGAGGTCCTGGAGTTCCTGGGTAACCCCTCCAACTACCCCCTGTCCATCCGATTCGGCCGC CCCCGCCTCTCCTCCAATGAGAAGCTGATGCTGGCCTCCATGTTCCACTC GCTGTTTGCCATTGGGTCTCAGCTCTCCCCTGAGCCCGGAAGTTCTGGTATCGAGATGCTGGAGACAGACACGTTCAAACTGCACTGCTACCAGACTCTGACCG GTATAAAGTTCATGATGCTGACAGACCCGCGTCAGGCCGGGATAGACGCGCTCCTGCGGAAGGTTTATGAGCTGTATTCCGACTTCGCTCTGAAGAACCCGTTCTACTCACTGGAGATGCCCAttag GTGCGAACTCTTCGAACAGAACTTGAAACTGGCGCTGGAAGTGGCGGAGAAAGCCGGGACATTCGGACCCAGCTCCTAA
- the SLC37A4 gene encoding glucose-6-phosphate exchanger SLC37A4 isoform X1, which produces MSARWLFATGLCMVGLVNVAFSWSSSVPVFAVLWFLNGLAQGLGWPPCGKVLRKWFEPSQFGTWWAVLSTSMNLAGSLGPIIATLVAASYSWRSTMSLSGLLCVGLSFLCLVLIKNEPSDVGLRNIEAGPRKGKKDSSTDATSLKEFLLSPYLWLLCAGYLVVFGVKTCCTDWGQLFLIQDKGQSVLIGSAYMSALELGGLVGSIAAGLLSDRAVARVGLKSHGNPRHTLLLTMMAGMAVSLYLFRVTVTPGSPKVDGVWALALHPLAEMSGFTEQEIWILILAAAFGFASYGPIALFGVIANESAPSNFCGTSHAIVALSANVGGFLAGLPFSTIAKHLGWDTAFWVAELSCAGVTVIFFFLRNIQTKMGRLAKKSD; this is translated from the exons ATGAGCGCTCGGTGGCTCTTTGCCACGGGACTCTGCATGGTGGGTTTGGTGAATGTGGCCTTCTCCTGGAGCTCCAGCGTCCCCGTCTTCGCCGTGCTCTGGTTCCTGAACGGACTGGCACAGGGGCTGGGCTGGCCACCCTGCGGGAAGGTACTGCGCAAG TGGTTCGAGCCCTCCCAGTTCGGCACATGGTGGGCTGTGCTCTCCACCAGCATGAACCTTGCAGGCAGCCTCGGCCCCATCATCGCCACCCTAGTGGCCGCTAGTTACAGCTGGCGCAGCACCATGTCCCTGTCCGGCCTGCTGTGCGTGGGCCTCTCCTTCCTGTGCCTCGTGCTCATTAAGAACGAGCCGTCCGACGTGGGCCTGCGGAACATCGAAGCCGGGCCCAGGAAGGGGAAGAAAG ACTCGTCCACGGATGCCACCTCCTTGAAGGAGTTCCTGCTCTCCCCGTACCTGTGGCTGCTGTGTGCCGGATACCTGGTGGTGTTCGGGGTGAAGACCTGCTGCACAGACTGGGGGCAGCTCTTCCTGATCCAGGACAAGGGGCAGTCGGTACTGATAG gCAGCGCGTACATGAGTGCGCTGGAGCTGGGCGGCTTGGTGGGCAGCATCGCCGCAGGACTGCTCTCCGACCGGGCCGTGGCGCGG gtggGTTTGAAGAGTCACGGTAACCCTCGCCACACGCTCCTCCTCACCATGATGGCTGGGATGGCCGTTTCCTTGTACCTCTTCCGTGTCACTGTCACCCCAGGGTCACCCAAG GTTGACGGGGTCTGGGCCCTCGCTCTGCATCCTCTCGCGGAGATGTCCGGTTTCACCGAACAAGAG ATCTGGATCCTGATTCTGGCAGCGGCCTTCGGGTTCGCCTCGTACGGACCCATCGCCCTGTTCGGGGTCATCGCCAACGAGAGCGCACCATCCAACTTCTGCGGGACGTCCCATGCCATCGTCGCCCTGTCTGCCAATG TGGGGGGCTTCCTTGCAGGCCTCCCCTTCAGCACCATCGCTAAACACTTGGGCTGGGACACGGCGTTCTGGGTGGCAGAGCTGAGCTGCGCTGGCGTCACGGTCATCTTCTTCTTCCTGAGGAACATCCAGACCAAGATGGGACGCCTGGCCAAGAAATCCGACTGA
- the SLC37A4 gene encoding glucose-6-phosphate exchanger SLC37A4 isoform X2 yields MSARWLFATGLCMVGLVNVAFSWSSSVPVFAVLWFLNGLAQGLGWPPCGKVLRKWFEPSQFGTWWAVLSTSMNLAGSLGPIIATLVAASYSWRSTMSLSGLLCVGLSFLCLVLIKNEPSDVGLRNIEAGPRKGKKDSSTDATSLKEFLLSPYLWLLCAGYLVVFGVKTCCTDWGQLFLIQDKGQSVLIGSAYMSALELGGLVGSIAAGLLSDRAVARVGLKSHGNPRHTLLLTMMAGMAVSLYLFRVTVTPGSPKIWILILAAAFGFASYGPIALFGVIANESAPSNFCGTSHAIVALSANVGGFLAGLPFSTIAKHLGWDTAFWVAELSCAGVTVIFFFLRNIQTKMGRLAKKSD; encoded by the exons ATGAGCGCTCGGTGGCTCTTTGCCACGGGACTCTGCATGGTGGGTTTGGTGAATGTGGCCTTCTCCTGGAGCTCCAGCGTCCCCGTCTTCGCCGTGCTCTGGTTCCTGAACGGACTGGCACAGGGGCTGGGCTGGCCACCCTGCGGGAAGGTACTGCGCAAG TGGTTCGAGCCCTCCCAGTTCGGCACATGGTGGGCTGTGCTCTCCACCAGCATGAACCTTGCAGGCAGCCTCGGCCCCATCATCGCCACCCTAGTGGCCGCTAGTTACAGCTGGCGCAGCACCATGTCCCTGTCCGGCCTGCTGTGCGTGGGCCTCTCCTTCCTGTGCCTCGTGCTCATTAAGAACGAGCCGTCCGACGTGGGCCTGCGGAACATCGAAGCCGGGCCCAGGAAGGGGAAGAAAG ACTCGTCCACGGATGCCACCTCCTTGAAGGAGTTCCTGCTCTCCCCGTACCTGTGGCTGCTGTGTGCCGGATACCTGGTGGTGTTCGGGGTGAAGACCTGCTGCACAGACTGGGGGCAGCTCTTCCTGATCCAGGACAAGGGGCAGTCGGTACTGATAG gCAGCGCGTACATGAGTGCGCTGGAGCTGGGCGGCTTGGTGGGCAGCATCGCCGCAGGACTGCTCTCCGACCGGGCCGTGGCGCGG gtggGTTTGAAGAGTCACGGTAACCCTCGCCACACGCTCCTCCTCACCATGATGGCTGGGATGGCCGTTTCCTTGTACCTCTTCCGTGTCACTGTCACCCCAGGGTCACCCAAG ATCTGGATCCTGATTCTGGCAGCGGCCTTCGGGTTCGCCTCGTACGGACCCATCGCCCTGTTCGGGGTCATCGCCAACGAGAGCGCACCATCCAACTTCTGCGGGACGTCCCATGCCATCGTCGCCCTGTCTGCCAATG TGGGGGGCTTCCTTGCAGGCCTCCCCTTCAGCACCATCGCTAAACACTTGGGCTGGGACACGGCGTTCTGGGTGGCAGAGCTGAGCTGCGCTGGCGTCACGGTCATCTTCTTCTTCCTGAGGAACATCCAGACCAAGATGGGACGCCTGGCCAAGAAATCCGACTGA